The following proteins come from a genomic window of Leopardus geoffroyi isolate Oge1 chromosome A3, O.geoffroyi_Oge1_pat1.0, whole genome shotgun sequence:
- the MCFD2 gene encoding multiple coagulation factor deficiency protein 2 isoform X3 yields MRSLRLLRTPFLCGLLWAFCAPGAGAEEPGASFSHPGSVGLDKNTVHDQEHIMEHLEGVINKPEAEMSPQELQLHYFKMHDYDGNNLLDGLELSTAITHVHKEIYPDLELRKPATQKCQKEHT; encoded by the exons ATGAGATCTCTGCGGCTGCTCAGAACCCCCTTCCTGTGTGGTCTGCTCTGGGCCTTCTGTGCTCCAGGTGCCGGGGCTGAGGAGCCTGGGGCCAGCTTCTCCCATCCTGGCAGCGTGGGCCTGGATAAGAATACAGTGCACGACCAAGA GCATATCATGGAGCATCTAGAAGGTGTCATCAACAAACCAGAGGCGGAGATGTCCCCACAAGAACTGCAGCTCCATTATTTCAAAATGCATGATTATGATGGCAATAATTTGCTTGATGGCCTGGAGCTGTCCACAGCCATCACTCACGTCCATAAGGAG ATCTATCCAGACTTGGAGCTAAGGAAGCCAGCAACCCAGAAATGCCAAAAGGAGCACACATAA
- the MCFD2 gene encoding multiple coagulation factor deficiency protein 2 isoform X1, translating to MRSLRLLRTPFLCGLLWAFCAPGAGAEEPGASFSHPGSVGLDKNTVHDQEHIMEHLEGVINKPEAEMSPQELQLHYFKMHDYDGNNLLDGLELSTAITHVHKEEANEQAPPMSEAELINLIDGVLRDDDKNNDGYIDYAEFAKSLQ from the exons ATGAGATCTCTGCGGCTGCTCAGAACCCCCTTCCTGTGTGGTCTGCTCTGGGCCTTCTGTGCTCCAGGTGCCGGGGCTGAGGAGCCTGGGGCCAGCTTCTCCCATCCTGGCAGCGTGGGCCTGGATAAGAATACAGTGCACGACCAAGA GCATATCATGGAGCATCTAGAAGGTGTCATCAACAAACCAGAGGCGGAGATGTCCCCACAAGAACTGCAGCTCCATTATTTCAAAATGCATGATTATGATGGCAATAATTTGCTTGATGGCCTGGAGCTGTCCACAGCCATCACTCACGTCCATAAGGAG GAAGCGAATGAACAGGCACCACCAATGAGTGAAGCCGAACTGATTAATCTAATAGATGGTGTTTTGAGAGACGATGACAAAAACAATGATGGATACATTGACTATGCGGAATTTGCAAAATCACTGCAGTAG
- the MCFD2 gene encoding multiple coagulation factor deficiency protein 2 isoform X2: protein MRSLRLLRTPFLCGLLWAFCAPGAGAEEPGASFSHPGSVGLDKNTVHDQEHIMEHLEGVINKPEAEMSPQELQLHYFKMHDYDGNNLLDGLELSTAITHVHKEALLTQGDLLRQNLQGLPLHTRA, encoded by the exons ATGAGATCTCTGCGGCTGCTCAGAACCCCCTTCCTGTGTGGTCTGCTCTGGGCCTTCTGTGCTCCAGGTGCCGGGGCTGAGGAGCCTGGGGCCAGCTTCTCCCATCCTGGCAGCGTGGGCCTGGATAAGAATACAGTGCACGACCAAGA GCATATCATGGAGCATCTAGAAGGTGTCATCAACAAACCAGAGGCGGAGATGTCCCCACAAGAACTGCAGCTCCATTATTTCAAAATGCATGATTATGATGGCAATAATTTGCTTGATGGCCTGGAGCTGTCCACAGCCATCACTCACGTCCATAAGGAG GCACTTCTCACACAGGGTGACCTACTGAGGCAGAATCTCCAGGGACTTCCACTGCACACCAGAGCTTGA
- the MCFD2 gene encoding multiple coagulation factor deficiency protein 2 isoform X4, with protein MRSLRLLRTPFLCGLLWAFCAPGAGAEEPGASFSHPGSVGLDKNTVHDQEHIMEHLEGVINKPEAEMSPQELQLHYFKMHDYDGNNLLDGLELSTAITHVHKEGDLLRQNLQGLPLHTRA; from the exons ATGAGATCTCTGCGGCTGCTCAGAACCCCCTTCCTGTGTGGTCTGCTCTGGGCCTTCTGTGCTCCAGGTGCCGGGGCTGAGGAGCCTGGGGCCAGCTTCTCCCATCCTGGCAGCGTGGGCCTGGATAAGAATACAGTGCACGACCAAGA GCATATCATGGAGCATCTAGAAGGTGTCATCAACAAACCAGAGGCGGAGATGTCCCCACAAGAACTGCAGCTCCATTATTTCAAAATGCATGATTATGATGGCAATAATTTGCTTGATGGCCTGGAGCTGTCCACAGCCATCACTCACGTCCATAAGGAG GGTGACCTACTGAGGCAGAATCTCCAGGGACTTCCACTGCACACCAGAGCTTGA